Sequence from the Equus quagga isolate Etosha38 chromosome 15, UCLA_HA_Equagga_1.0, whole genome shotgun sequence genome:
AAAGACAAGAAAGTGAGAGTTATCGATCCTAGGAAGCAAGAGATTGTTGCTGTGAGTATTCTTGGGGCAAGAGCCGCAGTGTTTGTAGCACTTCGGGGAGGGTGAGCTGTCTGCTTTGTAAGGTGGGCTGCAGAGGCTGCGCTGCTGCTCAGTGGACCCTTACTGTCTGCACACGCCACATGGTGCGTCGGAGAAGGCTTGGACGGGCTTCTGCCTCCCAATCACTCTTCTCTTCAGGTGGACATTTCTAGCCTTTGCCCAAGGCTTCTCTCTCACTTGGTGACcatttttcacaaagaaacaGTTTTTACCAGTTTGCTAGAGTCCTTAAGAATTTATAAGTCTCAATCAGCTTATCCAAACAGTTAACTGCCTTCCCGGCTGGGTACTGAATCTTGACAGATTGGTTCCCCGCTCTGTGCCAGAAGTGCTTGTTAAAGTGCCTTACAAAGATGCAGCGTGTTCTCCCAACAGCTCAGTGTCTTGGTTTCTGTCACCTAAGCTAGACCTCAGCAGAATCACATATGACAAAAGATGGACACTGGAGACGTGGGTCAGGGCTGAAGATGCACGCGTTCGCTCCCGGGATGCCTCGCTTCAGCCCCACTCTGAGGCCCGTGGTTGCCCTTCTCTGAGGTGTGGTGGTTCTTCAGCAGTGTTACTTCTCAAGGGTCAGGCAGCGCTCATGGCTAGTGCTTATCGAGCACTGGGACTCGCCCTCCCCATGCTGAGTGCTTTCTCCACTAGAATCTTCCAGGGGTTGGTACTAGTGTGCTCGTTGAACAAATGAGGTTGAGGAAGGGGTTAACTAAACCGAACTTCTTCCTGTCCTGAGAAATCGGTGGAAACTCCAGGGGATCTCCCACCTCAGGTTATTATCCTCCTGAGGAGCAGACAGAGGCCTTTCCTGGGTTTTATTTTCGCAGTGCGTGCTCCTGGGTTGGCAGCAGGTGGCGAGAAGGAGGCTTTTGAGTCCACTCCTGGCACTCTCACTCGCTAACCAGCTGAGGGACCTTGACCAGATTGCTTagtgtctctgtttcctcatctggggaggggaggtagtacacacacacacacacaccccccccacacCCATTAATCCAAATGGCATGTGGGGTCCAGGTCTGAGCCCCCAGCCTCCCGCCTCACCCTGCCTTCTTGTGGTTTGAATGTGTGTAATGTGCCTCTTTGCCCTTTCTGccccaggagaaggagaaagcacATGAAGGAGCAAGACCCATGAGAGCCATCTTTCTGGCTGATGGGAATGTCTTTACCACGGGTTTCAGCCGCATGAGCGAGCGGCAGCTGGCTCTCTGGAATCCGGTATGCCCCTCCAGCCTTTCCACTGGCTTACCCTGGAGCTGTCTCTCTTTTCTGAGCAGGTTTTGGGTTGGTATGTAGATTGTAGGATTCTCAGTGTAGTTTTCTGAACTCCTGCTTGTCTTAAATTAGATGTGAAGGTCTCATCCTCACTAGGGATTTATTACTGAATGTATTTCAAAAATGCATTCTTGATATTCCCAGGGAGTCTGTGTTTACtctattttttagaaagaatGCACGAAGAATCCAGTGTTTTAGACTTGGGAGACAAATTCTAAACTTCTGTTTTATAAAGAATATGATCAAATGTCTAAATCAAAATAATCATGTTTAGGAAAATGTTTAGAATagcataagtgaaaaaaaatactaaactgTGTATATGGTACGATCCcaatctgtgtgtgtttgtgtgtgggaaGGAAATAGACCAAAACAGTCATTGTTTCTGCCACCCACTGGACTGTGGAATTATGGAATATGGGATGATTCTTATGTTCTTctgtatcttttaattttttaaaggcatatatttgttttataataaaaatactactcaaaaagaaaatagtcacCGTGGAGAAGGACTCTCATGGAATCGCACTGATGTGCATTAATTATGTTCTGAGATCGACACAGCTTTCAGTGGGTTGGAGCCCGTTTAGCATCCCTATCGGTATTTACTTGGATGGATATTATATGTGCATTATGCAAGCTTTTCTTGTTCTAGGGAAATGGCTTACTTAAGGATAAAAAATGTATAGTAttacaaaaattcattttttaatatatatctgtttttttccccagaaaaacaTGCAGGAACCAATTGCTCTTCATGAAATGGACACTAGCAATGGGGTGTTGCTGCCCTTCTATGACCCTGACACCAGTATCATTTACTTATGTGGAAAGGTAGGCAGTAATTTTGATGCTGGATATTAAATTTAATTCTGTAGGAAGGAGAAGTTTATCCTTCAGAAATTTAGTAGATAGGCAATGTGTTgtatcattttaatgttttaatttgcctgatttgtgtgtgtgtgtatgtctcaAGCTAAAATAGGGACagatgattttcttctgtttttggtcTTGAGACTGGCCCGTCAGTAAGTTGCCAGCTGTGTGGCAGTAACACTTCGTGTCCAGTACTTTTGACCGAAGCGGGGATTGGGCTGGGGTGTTGGGGCAGCTGCTGACAGGGAGGTCTCTGCTGGGGCCGTCTGGTGAGAAAAAGAGGCCAGACGGGCACCTTTTCACCCAGTGTGCGCATGGTTGGTGCTTTTAGGTTCTCTGTGCTGGCATCGGGGCTGGGTAACTCGTCTGCCACGTCTGATGCCAAAGAGTGAAGAGTACGTGAGCTTCTGAGGGCCTCAGAGACTCCGGGGGTTCTTGTCCCTGGAGTTCAGCGTTAGGGCCTGGGCTTGGAAATGTGTGGCCTGACTAAAGTTTCAGGAGGTGACAGTTGTTACAGGAAGAGCCCACACTGAACCCCAAAACCCTACCGCCTGCCTTGTGATCCCCACGTAACTAGAGTGTTGGcagctttgttttcattattgtcATCGTTTCATTTTAGTAGGCAGTAACCTCAGGGTTCCTTATTCTTTTGTAGTTGAGTTCTCCTTAGAATCTGtagttgaaataaatgaattaaaactgGCGCTGTTGGTGTGGCGTATTCCCCCAGACCTGGCGGAGCTGGTTGCTGGGGAAGGCTGGCGTGCTTCGCTTCTTTTCACAGTTGACTGAGCGGCTGCAGGCctgctttacatttttatagGTCAGTTACTTAGAAACTGAGATCTTGTCTGTTTCCTTGAAAGATGCTTTACTTGAGGTGATAACAGCTGCCGGAGACtgcatcaaaacaaacaaaaggagcaGCTGTTAGCACCAAGTGGGAGATTATTTTGAGCCTGCGGAAAACAGATAGCATGTGTTTAGCTTCTTCGTCATTGCTTTAGATGTTTACATCATTGAAACAAATGGAGTCAGGAGAACTAAGAATTGGTAGGGCAGGAGATCGCCTGGCTGTTTCTATCTTATATATCTGACACAGACCCGTGCACGCACGCACGTCTCCCTCTGCCAGGCAGGATTGCCTTCATTGTTCAGGTTGGTGTAACTGTGTGACAATTGTTTATACTCGGAGAAACGAGCATATGCTTCCCCCAAATCTGACAATTCTGAGGAAAATTATCATCGAATCTGACACATTGCAGTGAGATAGCACTACCTTCTGAAGTTAAAGGATATTCACTAAAACGAAAGtttcttaatgagaaaaattttactttttattatcaCCTGACTGCCCGGGGTCGGCGCCCTCAGGTCTGTGAACGACACTGCTCTGCCACGTGGGTGATCGGGTACTTAGGTCGATCGTCCTCCCGGCAGGCCTCCTGGTCTTCAGTTTTGTTGCTGTTGACGTTGGATTGCAGGGTGGCAGTTCGGCAGAGGTGTTACTGTTTCGCCCTGGCTCTGGTTGGCATCTCGCTCGGTGGAGTAACGCCGGAGCTTCCAgtaggaggagaggagatggtTAGGGGGCGTGCTGGCGTGTCATGAGTGAGGGCCTCCTCCGCCAGGGAGAGAGATGTCGTTTGCTCTAGGCGGGCCTCTTCTGAGGAAGAAAGGGCAGCCGCTACAGCGGAGTCCCAGTTAAGGCTGGGTCATAGGGGATAGACTCCCGCTAACACCCGATGGCTCAGGTAACGTTCAACATGGGCTTGTCTCCGATGTCTTGTAGGGTGACAGCAGCATCCGCTATTTTGAGATCACGGATGAATCCCCATATGTCCACTACCTCAACACCTTCAGCAGCAAGGAGCCTCAGAGAGGCATGGGTCACATGCCCAAGAGGGGCCTTGATGTCAACAAATGTGAGATTGCCAGGTAAGGTGTTCTCACTGTTTATAGTCCACGTTATAGAGGAGCGGTACGACGACAAGCAGTGCTGAATGCTCCCGTCCCTCTCCCCTTGTGGGTGGCACAGCATTAGTGTCTTATTTCCTGCCCATGCTTAGAAGGGGGCGGTTTTAGGGCAGGAGGGAACCGTTCCCCACCCTTCAGCCCAGCCGTGCCCCTCCGCCCTTCAGATTACACGGCTGGAAGCGCAGCAGTCGCGTGCCTTAGCTGAGGTGCGTTGCACACACGGTTCAGCAGTGACGCCTTTGTGTCTTGTCTTCGGACTGAGGCTGTGGCCAGTGTCCTCTGGGAGGCAAGCAGGGGAGAGCCTGGCCCTGTGATGGAATAAGGGACAGTTTTCCTGCTCCAGGGGGTCAAACCAGGTTCCAAACTGGACTGTGAACCCTGCGGATCCTACACTAGAGAAGCCAGGATCCACCGTGGGCGGTGGGTTAGCTTGGTTTAGGAAATTCGGCTGTGTCAGGTCATTCTTGCCTCTCCACTCCcctggctttttaaaatacttgtattGCATGATGCTAGTGGGCGTCCTAGGGGGCGGGCTgctttctcaaacttttcaacAAAAGATACTCACTTGACCACTGGCCACTTTAAACAACAGAATCACTGTCACTACCTTATTAGGTGTAACATCCTAGCACACATTTGTATAACGCTATGTTTATGTGGACACTTGTCTTAGTCTGCTGTTCTGGTCACACTATTAAATAATTGACAcaacgtcttttttttttaagattttatttttcctttttctccccaaagccccccagtacatagttgtgcatttttttagttgtgggtccttccagttgtggcatgtgggacgccgcctcatcatggcttgatgagtggtgccatgtcagttcccaggatctgaaccggcgaaaccctgggccgctgcagcggagcgtgtgaacttaccacttggccatggggatgGCCCCGACACttaacatctttaaaaacaaaaatgaaagaatttttataaGCCCTGTTCTATATTAACcactatggattttttttttttttttttaaagattttattttttcctttttctccccaaagcccccaaagccccccgggtacatagttgtgtattcttcgttgtgggttcctctagttgtggcatgtgggacgctgcctcagcgtggtctgacgagcagtgccatgtccgcgcccaggattcgaaccgacgaaacactgggccgcctgcagcggagcgcgcgaacttaaccactcggccacggggccagccctggattttttttttaggatacaaaattattattatttttttaactttttattaagattatgatagtttacaaccttgtggaatttcagttgtccattattgttagtcatgttgtaggtgcaccacttcaccctttgtgccctccccccatggattttttttttaatccattcaactCCCTATGACTGGAGTAATGAAGGAAAGCTGTCACAGATAATTCAAAATCGTGGTGTCAACCATACCAATCAAAATACGATTCACAATAGATTGAATCTGAATTTAAGATTGCTCCAGTGTTTGGGAACACACTTCTTTTACTGTCACCTTAAAGTTTAAAAGACCACAAGCATAATCCTTCAGGACGCCTCCTGTTTATTAAGTGTTTCTTGAGCATTCGTTGTGTGTTGGGCACTGTGCTGAACCTGCCCTGTGGATTGCGCTGTCACCTACTGTAACAGCCCTGTGGGCCTCTCCTGCCCCTTTGTGGTTGGCCACAGAGGCTTGCTGAAGGGGCGCACGCTCTGGCGGCTGTGTCCGGAGCTGCATGTCGGGCCCTGGTCAGTCTTTTCACCACAGTGCTGACTGCAGAGGTTTGTGCTTTCTGTTCCTGCTCTGTCCacattttggataatttcagatttttcctTAGTGTTATGCATGATATGGTTTGGATGCCAACATTTTAATTCCTAGgattgccttcttttcctttttaaaaatcacattgatACTTACAAACGTTCACCCACCTCAAGTGGGCAGAAGACCTGGCATCTACGTCGTAGATACTATCTAGTATGTAGGTGTTTGTTTCCTCCTGTCTGGTGACTTGGTAATTTTTTCACAAGTGTTGACCTGACCCCAGATAACTGGAATTGGACTGTCACCGTAATGCACAGAGCTCTCTGCCCCTGGTTCTCGTCTCCCGTCTGCCATTTCCCAGCACAGCTACTCTCgacttctgttttctcatctgtaaaatgggaacactgAGTTCTCCCTGCTCCCCGGGGCGAATCCGCTGAGGCAATGGGCAGAGTGTCCCATCCCACGTGGCACTGGAGAAGGGGAGTTTTTACTATCCCTGTGTCGGCCTCCTATTTCACTGAATGccattttgcctttatttcccttttgaagATTCTTCAAACTTCACGAGAGAAAGTGCGAGCCTATTATCATGACTGTCCCCAGGAAGGTAAGTGCCCACTTTTCTAGGCAATCCATGTTTAAAGAcgattttaaaaactgcagaccttttttccttccctaagGGTTTCCTCACAATGTCTCTTGTAGTCTGACCTGTTCCAAGATGACCTGTACCCTGACACGGCGGGGCCCGAAGCGGCGCTGGAGGCGGAAGAGTGGTTTGAGGGCAAGAACGCGGACCCAGTCCTCATCTCCTTGAAGCACGGATACATTCCAGGCAAAAACAGGGATCTCAAGGTGGTCAAGAAGAACATTCTGGATAGCAAGCCCAGTGCAAACAAGAAGTGTGACCTGATCAGCATCCCCAAGAAAACTGCAGACACGGCCAGTGTGGTAAGGACCATGGGAGGGAGGATGTgcctggctgggctgggcctggtgCTCCTGAGAGCACCTTCGGTCCCGGGCATCAGCGAGTACTGTCCCCACGGACAGATGGGCCTTTCAGTAAAGGACAACTTGTGCTCTTAGAAGAACCTCCTCAATCACGTGACATTTATGAGTTTGTGGCCATGTTTGGCTCCTTTAGCTGTGTTTTTGATAATGACCAGGACAGAAGTTGGTTCACTGCCATCTCTGAGAGTGAACAGGAGCCCCTTGGGGTTTTTCTAACTGTCTTTCCCCAAACTGTTTACAGCCATCTCTGATGGGGGTAGAAATGAAACATGAAAGCATAGGGGCATAGATGCCAGGAGGAGAAGGTCCCAGGAAGGAAGGGGTGCCGAGAGGGTTCCCAGGTTGCCGAGCGTTCGAGTGACATGAAGGATCTGGCACTGTGTGGGACTTAGCAACAGAAATGATCTTGGCCCTGGCAAGAACCCTTTTAATGGAGCGATGGGAACCAAAGCCTGACGTTGCAGACCATGTGGCTGCTGGAGAGCACTGCTACTGGGCGAGCAGGgtcaggtggggagggggaggtaggGAGTGGTGGGCTGTGGAACAGAGTTCCAGGGAGCCAGAGCGCAGGGCCGCCAGTTCTCAGTGAGAGGGTAAGGGGATGAAGAGGCAGAGTGCCAGGAGGAGCTGCTGTTTGGCAGTGTCTGAGGAAGCCACATGAGGCACAGTGGACTTTGGTGACTGCAAGGCTTCCAAAAGAATCAGCTCCACGTGGAGAGGCCCCGGCCTCTTTAGAAGAGTTAGCAGGCAGGGCAAAGGATTTAGCTCCCAAGAAGGACCCTCCCTCGGAGATGGTTAGGAGCCTTGTAGCCTCTGAAAGGTCAGCCTTCATCCTGGTCACATAGAAGTTACTCCTGGGGCCggcgcggtggttaagtttgcacgctcagcttcggtggcctggggtttgcaggtttggatcctgggtgtggacctagcacccctcatctagccatgctgtggcggcgacctacataaaatagaggaagactggcacagatgttagctcagcaagaatcttcctcaagcacaaaggggaagattggcaagagatgttagctcagggccagtctttctcaccaaaaagaaagttGCTCCTGATGGAGTTCCATGACTGGGGTTGTGGGATATAGGGCAGCTTTGAAGGAATCAATCTTGTCTGCAGTTTACTTGTGCCCCAAGAGATGGTCCAGATGGGTGCACAGGCATGGGGGCCAGAAGTAGCACTGTCATGCACTGTGGTTTTGCTGTGGGTGTCTGATGGACTGACCAGCATTAATTACTTTCTCATAAGGCCCAACCTGGCAGCTATGGCTTGCCActtccaaaatagaaaattacattttatgcCTTATAAATTGTCAACTGCATTAAATTTTGTttactgcttttttgttttttgaggaagattagccctgagctaacgtctgctgccaatcctcctctttttgctgaggaagactggccctgagctaacatccatgtccatcttcctctccttttatgggggatgccttccacagcatggcgtgccaagtggtgccatgtccgcaccgggatccgaactggtggcTACCCGGCTGCTAAAGCGGAACGTGTGAccttcactgctgcgccacctgcTGGCCCCTGGGTACTGCATTTTggtcaccctcctccctccctcctttttcttgtttccttagcAAAATGAAGCCAAGTTGGATGAGATTTTAAAAGAGATCAAATCTATAAAAGACACAATCTGCAATCAAGATGAACGTATTTCGAAGTTAGAACAGCAGATGGCGAAGATAGCAGCCTGAAggtccaccccccacccccaaaatggGAGCAAGGACTTGTGCTCGTGGCTGGTTGTCGATGTGGTCCCAGGGAGGGCGAAAGGGAGGCACTGCCCTTGGGAGACATTCCATTTCAGATTGTTAACCAGCGATAGGCCACATTCCAGGAAGAACTCAATTCGTCTCCCAAATTTGCagaaacaaaatgtgatttaaaagcTGAGCTTTTTATCAGAAAGCTTTTTTGATGTTTTAAGTGTTATGTGACTTGTTgaacttttaaaagacaaaagtgctaCTTTTAAAATCCCAGATATTCTGAATTTTAGAAAACCAACCAATTCTGATTCAGTGTCGTGCCCAAGTACCTTTTTTTACAAACAGGGACCAATGCCACattgctttttatatttcttttttttttaaatgttgccaaAACCAAAAGTagtagctttttttctttgtattttgctACCTTGCAGTATTTGtgtgtgggttttattttttccttaatttgaaAGGGACAGCACTGTGTATGTTTATAAACTAAATGAAGATAAGATATTATTTTGTATCAACGTTCACCTGAAAACAATCTGAGCAGTAGGCACATCGTGCCGGCTCGTTCGCAGCGCAGACCTGGTCATCTTAGTGACTGTACAAAAGGAAGACTCGAAAAATCACGTGGATTCGTATTCCCACCCCTCTCATTTCACTGAGTCTTCTGATCAAAAAAGCTCCAGAGcgtatcatttcctttctttctcttttctagaagTTGGGTGGTTGTAGCAGAACGGAATTCTGCTTCATGGTTATCCTGTGCTTCAGATGATTACACTCTAGCCTAACTAGCACGTGTGTCTGCAGTGTCGTTACACAGAGAACCGCTGCCCTCATCCCCTTAACATCGGGCTTCAGGTCTGGGCCAGTGCTCGACTAGACGTGCCGGGACGAGAGGACGCACGCACTGTTGAGTGTCCTTCTCACCTATTTCAGCAGCTTGCCCAGCACCTGAGTACGCTGGGGCGCTGAGAAGTAGGGGCCTTGGAGGGGAGGGTTTGCCTGTGTGACCCTCCGCTTTCCCGCCTGTCCCCTGCTGTCCTGGGCTGGGCCGTGCTGCAGGGAGAAGGGCTCTCcctgtgcctccctccctcctcgccGTGCACTGCCTCGCTCACGGTTCCTTCCTGCCCTTTGGCTCTAACCGTTCAGCTGAGGTGAGGCCAGAGGTGCTGTTGGATCCTGAGGCTGAGAAGAATGGTCTAGAAGGAAGCACGACGAGGAGTGCAGACCTCTGCTGTAGCTTTAACATGTACAGACATGTCCATCTGCCCCTCTGCATAGACTAACCTGCTGCGCCCTCCAGCTCGCACCCAGCTGTGTCACAGCAGACGCCCCCCACTCAGGCGGGCCGGAGGCTGAGCCCTGGTCCCCTGCTCTGTTCCTTGGTCAGCTAGGCCTTCTCTCCGTTTCCATTTTCTCGTGCATGCTTGAGAAGCAGGATTTAAGGAGCTTCTGTTCTGGAATGGCTGAGTGTCTGTGATGGAACATGGAGCATAGAGGGTCATTGGGACCATAATGGGCCCACTTTTGCACATGCTCGTGCTGGTATGGGGCTGGAACTGGCTGGAAGCGTCTGTGCACTGGCAGCAAGGCTGGAGGCAGAGTGTGGTGACAGCGGGTTAGAATGCAGCCAAGCTGGGGGTGATGTTGCGTAGAAAAGGTACCGTGTTCTTAACCCATACTGGGAACACTGTCTCCACAATTTCAGGGCATCTGAGTGTTTGgtgtggtttttttgtgtgtgtgtgtatatgtgtgtttttaatattgAAGTGGATAATgagatacaaagaaaacaataattacaGTGACTTATATTCCAATCTGGACATGTTTATCAGCATAGTCTGCTGAGGACCTTCATTTTgaagattcaaaaatattttacagttctaGTATCAAATTAAGTAAGTAAACAAAATTGTTGTTGTTGGTGAAGCACCATCAGGAGCGTGGTTCAGAGAGAAGAGGGCGGGCAAGGAGAGGTTACCCTGGTCCTAGTGTGCAGCTTACGGCTGACTTAACGAGCGGGTGCCCCGCCAGGCTCAGAATCGGCGCCTGAAGCATTGTGGGCTGTTTGtcctgttttgtcttttctttaagCCGTGCTATCCCGGAGGAGAACCAGTGCATTACTCCTAGATCGGCTCTTATAGAGCAGCCATGGTGTTCTGTCAAAACACTTGCTTccattttcaaagataaaaaatcaTTGACTACAAAATGGTGTCCGTGTTTATTTCACGCCTGGGCTGTCTTGGAGGCTGCCCACGGCTCTGCCTGGCCCAGCTTCTCTGACTCAGTGGAACTAGCCAGGTGACTTTGACCTCTCAGGGGGGGTACGGGGCCGTGTGGTGGGCCACTCAGCTCACCAGAGGGGCAGGTCCAGGGCTCGCCTGGAGTGGAGTGCCTGTGTGCCACGTTCCCGCAGGCCTGGATATCTGAATCCTGCCTCCAGCCTTCTCCGGGCTGTGCTCGGGGGCAGAGCTCCTAACTTGGGTGAGTCCCTTTTCTTATTTTGGGAGAGGGGTGGTGGGAACTCTCTGGTTTCGGGGAAAGAGCTGGCGCACAGGGAGCCCTCACTGCGCGGCTGTCGCGGTTCCTTTGCCCAGCTGCTTCCCTGACGGCCTCTGAAAGCACTTTCTTCTTCAGTAGCAGTAAAATTCTCTTGGCTTGGCTCTGATTTTTATTCCAGCTTCCCTTTTTTGCACTAAAACATTGTCTCATGACATTTCAGTGACTCTAGTGAAGAATTCCCCACTGTTTGGTTTTTCTGAATGTTGGTAAATAGGGTGGCACGAAGCTCCCCTCCTCACCCACCTTCTCCTAAA
This genomic interval carries:
- the CORO1C gene encoding coronin-1C, translating into MRRVVRQSKFRHVFGQAVKNDQCYDDIRVSRVTWDSSFCAVNPRFVAIIVEASGGGAFLVLPLHKTGRIDKSYPTVCGHTGPVLDIDWCPHNDQVIASGSEDCTVMVWQIPENGLTLSLTEPVVILEGHSKRVGIVAWHPTARNVLLSAGCDNAIIIWNVGTGEALINLDDMHADMIYNVSWNRDGSLICTASKDKKVRVIDPRKQEIVAEKEKAHEGARPMRAIFLADGNVFTTGFSRMSERQLALWNPKNMQEPIALHEMDTSNGVLLPFYDPDTSIIYLCGKGDSSIRYFEITDESPYVHYLNTFSSKEPQRGMGHMPKRGLDVNKCEIARFFKLHERKCEPIIMTVPRKSDLFQDDLYPDTAGPEAALEAEEWFEGKNADPVLISLKHGYIPGKNRDLKVVKKNILDSKPSANKKCDLISIPKKTADTASVQNEAKLDEILKEIKSIKDTICNQDERISKLEQQMAKIAA